A single genomic interval of Alphaproteobacteria bacterium harbors:
- the fabG gene encoding 3-oxoacyl-[acyl-carrier-protein] reductase, protein MFDLKEKVALITGASGGIGQAISQVLHQQGAYVVLTGTRQEVLNEFAKNFNERVLVLPANLKNKDTADHLITSIEDKLGKLDILVNNAGLTRDTLALRLKDEDWQEVIDVNLTATFKLIRSSLKGMIKRRWGRIINITSIVGVMGNAGQANYAASKAGLIGMSKSLAAETASRNITVNCIAPGFIETAMTDKLSLEQKQKLLLTIPQGKIGHAMDVAYSAVFLASEEASYITGQTIHVNGGMVMI, encoded by the coding sequence ATGTTTGATCTTAAAGAGAAAGTAGCCCTTATTACTGGAGCTTCAGGTGGTATTGGCCAAGCGATTAGTCAAGTTTTACACCAACAGGGCGCTTATGTTGTTTTAACAGGAACGCGTCAAGAAGTTCTTAATGAATTTGCAAAAAATTTTAATGAACGTGTTTTGGTTTTACCAGCTAATCTTAAAAATAAAGATACAGCAGATCATTTAATCACTTCTATTGAAGACAAATTAGGCAAACTTGATATATTAGTTAATAATGCGGGATTAACACGTGATACCTTAGCCTTAAGATTGAAAGATGAAGATTGGCAAGAAGTTATAGATGTTAATTTGACCGCAACTTTCAAATTAATAAGATCTTCTTTAAAAGGTATGATAAAAAGACGTTGGGGGCGCATTATTAATATTACATCAATAGTTGGGGTTATGGGTAATGCTGGCCAAGCAAATTATGCTGCATCTAAAGCTGGATTAATAGGTATGAGTAAATCTTTAGCAGCTGAAACAGCATCACGCAATATTACAGTCAACTGTATTGCGCCTGGTTTTATTGAAACAGCTATGACAGATAAATTATCTTTAGAACAAAAACAAAAATTGTTATTAACTATACCACAAGGTAAAATTGGTCATGCTATGGATGTTGCTTATAGTGCAGTGTTTTTGGCAAGTGAAGAAGCATCCTATATTACCGGTCAAACTATCCATGTAAATGGAGGTATGGTCATGATATAA